In Thermanaeromonas sp. C210, the following proteins share a genomic window:
- a CDS encoding NAD(P)/FAD-dependent oxidoreductase gives MRYVIIGNSAAGVRAAETLRALDPAGEITMIAEENLPAYSRCLLPNFLAGYRDRESLRIRPRNFYEENNIRTLFGRRALAVDTKAREVKLGDGTVVPYDKLLIATGASSSMPPVPGIGGQNVFGLRHLADAEGILKACAGARRVVVIGGGFVGLEAAYALYGQGLEVTVVEKMPHILPQQMDARAAGIIMRDMQAEGIRFILGRGIAEIVNPGLWSRLFGRPGKGVILEDGERLKADVVIVATGTRPNVDLLRGSGIAVNRGIPVNEYMETNIPDVYAAGDVVETQDSITGRRGLTPIWPNACAQGRIAAYNMAGQKRVYGGMIGMQNAVEFREVPAIAMGLTQPEGEEYEVLTDYRPERNLYKKLVLKGDVLVGLILVGDIRQAGVYGALMKKKADVRPFRHLLMRDDFSYGHLLRQAG, from the coding sequence TTGCGCTACGTTATTATCGGTAACAGCGCGGCCGGAGTGCGGGCGGCGGAGACTCTGCGGGCCCTAGACCCGGCAGGGGAAATTACAATGATCGCCGAAGAAAACCTGCCGGCTTACTCCCGCTGTCTCCTGCCGAACTTCCTGGCCGGATACCGTGATAGGGAAAGCCTGCGCATCCGGCCCCGCAATTTCTACGAGGAGAATAACATCCGAACCCTCTTCGGTCGAAGGGCCCTGGCGGTGGACACGAAGGCCAGGGAAGTAAAGCTGGGGGACGGAACCGTCGTCCCTTACGACAAACTCCTAATCGCCACCGGCGCCTCCAGCTCCATGCCTCCGGTGCCGGGCATCGGGGGACAGAACGTCTTCGGCCTGCGCCACCTGGCGGACGCCGAGGGAATTCTAAAGGCGTGCGCCGGCGCCCGCAGGGTGGTGGTAATAGGCGGGGGGTTCGTCGGCCTCGAGGCAGCCTACGCCCTCTACGGGCAAGGATTAGAGGTTACCGTGGTCGAAAAAATGCCCCATATCCTACCCCAGCAAATGGATGCCCGGGCCGCCGGGATTATTATGCGGGACATGCAGGCCGAAGGCATCCGGTTCATCCTGGGCCGGGGCATTGCCGAAATCGTCAATCCCGGATTGTGGAGCCGCCTCTTCGGCCGGCCGGGCAAGGGGGTCATCCTGGAAGACGGAGAGCGGCTTAAAGCTGATGTGGTAATCGTCGCCACCGGTACCCGACCCAACGTGGACCTCCTTCGCGGCAGCGGGATAGCGGTGAACCGGGGTATTCCGGTGAACGAGTATATGGAAACCAATATTCCCGACGTCTACGCTGCAGGGGACGTGGTCGAAACCCAAGATTCCATCACCGGCCGAAGGGGGCTGACGCCTATCTGGCCCAATGCCTGCGCCCAGGGCCGCATTGCGGCCTATAACATGGCCGGGCAGAAAAGGGTTTATGGCGGCATGATAGGTATGCAAAACGCCGTCGAGTTCCGGGAGGTCCCGGCCATCGCTATGGGGTTGACCCAGCCCGAAGGGGAAGAATACGAGGTACTGACGGATTACCGGCCGGAGCGGAACCTCTATAAGAAGCTGGTGCTGAAGGGTGACGTGCTGGTGGGCCTAATCCTGGTGGGGGACATCCGCCAGGCAGGGGTCTACGGCGCACTCATGAAGAAAAAGGCCGATGTCCGGCCCTTCCGCCACCTGCTCATGAGGGACGATTTCAGCTACGGCCACCTTTTACGCCAAGCTGGATAA
- a CDS encoding DAK2 domain-containing protein, protein MDVEVTPLPWYLQENGGLSLPYYIFNGHDLKAMLMGAANRLASARVEIDALNVFPVPDGDTGTNMYLTLWSGVKEIQSLDSSALGDIADAVARGCLLGARGNSGVILSQIMRGFADALAGKERAGARELAQAFAAGTRYAYSAVSEPVEGTILTVCRAISEAVSEAAAKTGDLPRIVVYSCRQAQQALARTPELLPVLQEAGVVDAGGKGLVVILEGVIQALKDLAVKKDIQLFDLAVSQQKRFAPLKGVLTPEIEFTYCTEFVLAGSSIPLETLKAELAPYGDCLLVVGNQKTAKVHIHSNHPGLVLECGLRYGALHSVQINNMEEQYAEWRLAPSEEIRPIGIVAVGPGEGLNAILESLGAGRVVDGGPTMNPSAQDLAAAVNELRAEKVIILPNNSNILLAAEQAVRLANRPARVVPTVTVPQGVAALMAFNPYGGLEENAVKMAEAMQKVRTGEIARAARNSRVNGQAVREGDYMGLAEGRVVISGPDLAPVLEGLLEHMVKEDTSLVTLYFGGGLSTQEAEALLEPLKERFPAVDFELYYGGQPLYQFILSVE, encoded by the coding sequence GTGGATGTCGAAGTTACTCCTTTGCCTTGGTATTTGCAGGAGAACGGAGGATTATCTTTGCCTTATTACATCTTTAACGGCCATGACCTAAAGGCCATGCTCATGGGGGCTGCCAACCGGTTGGCCAGCGCCCGGGTCGAAATAGACGCTTTGAACGTATTTCCCGTCCCCGATGGCGATACGGGTACCAACATGTACTTGACTCTTTGGAGCGGAGTAAAAGAAATACAGAGTTTAGATAGCTCTGCCTTAGGAGATATTGCGGATGCTGTGGCCCGCGGATGCCTTTTAGGGGCCAGGGGCAATTCGGGTGTAATTCTGTCCCAGATAATGCGGGGCTTCGCCGACGCCTTGGCGGGTAAGGAGCGGGCGGGCGCCCGCGAGTTGGCCCAGGCCTTTGCTGCCGGTACTCGTTACGCCTATTCCGCGGTGTCGGAACCCGTAGAGGGAACCATCCTCACCGTTTGTCGGGCCATCAGCGAGGCCGTGTCGGAGGCGGCGGCCAAGACGGGGGATCTACCGCGGATAGTAGTTTATTCCTGCCGCCAGGCCCAGCAGGCCCTGGCACGCACGCCTGAACTGCTGCCGGTTCTGCAGGAGGCAGGGGTGGTGGATGCCGGGGGCAAGGGGCTGGTGGTCATCTTGGAGGGAGTTATCCAGGCCTTAAAGGATCTGGCGGTTAAGAAGGATATCCAGCTCTTTGATCTGGCCGTATCCCAGCAGAAGCGGTTTGCGCCCTTAAAGGGCGTTCTGACCCCGGAGATAGAATTTACCTACTGCACCGAATTTGTGCTGGCGGGTTCCAGCATCCCTTTGGAAACCTTAAAGGCCGAACTTGCCCCTTATGGTGACTGCCTGCTGGTGGTGGGAAACCAGAAAACGGCCAAAGTTCACATCCATTCCAACCATCCCGGCTTGGTGCTGGAGTGCGGTCTCAGGTACGGGGCTCTGCATTCGGTGCAGATAAACAATATGGAAGAGCAGTACGCCGAGTGGAGGCTTGCGCCGTCGGAGGAAATACGGCCCATTGGGATTGTAGCCGTAGGCCCGGGAGAGGGGCTCAATGCCATACTAGAAAGTCTGGGAGCCGGCCGGGTAGTGGACGGCGGGCCTACCATGAACCCCAGCGCCCAGGATTTGGCTGCGGCCGTAAACGAGTTGCGGGCGGAGAAGGTTATCATTCTGCCCAATAACAGCAATATCCTTCTGGCTGCCGAGCAGGCCGTACGGCTGGCCAATCGACCCGCACGAGTGGTACCCACGGTAACGGTGCCCCAAGGAGTGGCGGCCCTTATGGCCTTTAACCCTTATGGTGGCCTGGAGGAAAACGCGGTCAAGATGGCTGAGGCTATGCAAAAAGTCCGGACGGGAGAGATAGCCCGGGCGGCCAGGAATTCCCGGGTGAACGGCCAGGCGGTACGCGAGGGAGATTATATGGGGCTGGCCGAGGGCCGGGTAGTTATCTCAGGCCCTGATTTGGCCCCCGTGTTGGAAGGGCTGCTCGAGCATATGGTGAAAGAAGACACGAGCCTGGTGACCCTGTACTTCGGCGGCGGCCTGTCCACCCAGGAGGCCGAGGCCCTACTTGAGCCTTTAAAGGAGCGCTTCCCCGCGGTGGATTTCGAGCTTTATTACGGCGGCCAGCCGCTGTACCAGTTTATCCTTTCGGTAGAGTAA
- a CDS encoding metalloregulator ArsR/SmtB family transcription factor, with product MRLLGQKDMTAGEIADHFRLTKATISHHLGVLKDAGLVLSERRGQYMVYSLNATVFQHLLAWLLELTGRDQEGGNRAPKQSGREVPFDG from the coding sequence ATGCGCCTCTTGGGGCAAAAGGACATGACGGCGGGGGAAATTGCGGATCATTTTAGGCTTACCAAGGCCACCATATCCCACCACCTCGGCGTGCTCAAGGACGCGGGGCTGGTCTTAAGCGAACGCCGGGGCCAATACATGGTGTATTCCTTGAACGCCACCGTTTTTCAGCATCTTCTGGCCTGGCTGCTGGAGCTGACCGGCAGGGACCAGGAAGGCGGCAACAGAGCCCCAAAACAGAGTGGAAGGGAGGTTCCCTTTGATGGATAA
- a CDS encoding DegV family protein, giving the protein MAKIRIVTDSTCDLPPELLEQYGILMVPLKVMFGDKVYRDGVDLSSKEFYAKLRNASDLPTTSQPSPQEFMEAYRPLVEEGASIVSLHISGSLSGTLQSARLAKTMLNYDDLEIVDTRLVSTALGLAVLAAARAAAANRSKEEVLAAAGWVTEHLQAYFLVDTLEYLQRGGRIGKAQAFLGSLLNIKPVLMLKEGIIYPYEKVRGKARAMDRLVEIVAEKFNSIDNLWCAIVHGDDPEGLEQLREKMQNNKVTCSCMLTGEIGSVVGTHAGPGLLGIIGCPAPRL; this is encoded by the coding sequence ATGGCTAAAATTAGAATTGTTACGGACAGCACTTGCGATCTTCCCCCGGAACTGCTGGAACAGTACGGCATCTTGATGGTGCCCCTGAAGGTTATGTTCGGGGATAAAGTCTACCGGGATGGGGTGGACCTTAGCTCTAAAGAATTCTACGCCAAGCTGCGGAATGCCTCCGACTTGCCCACCACTTCCCAGCCGTCGCCCCAGGAATTTATGGAGGCTTACCGGCCCCTGGTGGAGGAGGGGGCCAGCATTGTTTCCCTTCATATTTCAGGCAGCCTCAGCGGCACCCTCCAATCCGCGCGCCTGGCCAAGACCATGCTAAATTACGACGACCTGGAAATAGTCGACACCCGGTTGGTGAGTACGGCCTTGGGCCTAGCGGTGCTGGCGGCAGCCAGGGCGGCGGCAGCCAACCGCTCTAAGGAAGAGGTCCTGGCGGCCGCCGGGTGGGTCACCGAGCACCTGCAGGCCTACTTCTTGGTGGATACCCTGGAGTACCTCCAGCGCGGAGGTCGCATCGGCAAGGCCCAGGCTTTTTTGGGCAGCCTCCTCAACATCAAGCCTGTCCTCATGCTCAAGGAAGGCATTATCTATCCGTACGAGAAAGTCCGGGGAAAGGCCAGGGCCATGGACCGGTTGGTAGAGATCGTGGCCGAAAAATTTAATTCCATCGACAACCTGTGGTGCGCCATCGTCCACGGCGACGACCCCGAAGGGTTGGAGCAACTTCGGGAAAAAATGCAAAATAATAAGGTTACTTGTAGCTGTATGCTCACCGGAGAAATCGGCTCGGTGGTGGGCACCCATGCCGGCCCGGGATTATTGGGAATTATAGGCTGTCCCGCACCGCGGCTCTAA
- the cooS gene encoding anaerobic carbon-monoxide dehydrogenase catalytic subunit, with protein MDACTTCLSSSVCYSAHKSTNEMYERTKRMGIPTIFDRWETQQPQCGFGMQGICCQLCSHGPCRITSRAERAICGATADTIVARNLLRLAVHGAAAYSHHLEELAKTLKATAQGKTPFTIGDEQKLREVASALGLDAKKPAKELAIALANAVLAELRKGSEEPLALLEAFAPASRKEAWSKLGVIPGGVLSEIRDALTKSMTSIDTDPVDLLLTAVRLALATGYMGLVGTITVQDILLGTPALTQSEADLGVIDPDTVNIVAHGHVPLMATAVLQAIRDPELQKLAREAGAKGIKVYGSMCTGQELMQRSAASAQGFAGQLSNWLAQEYYVATGAVDLVMMDMNCSTPGLKTTADHFHTKLVSVDRIVRMEGVEDHVDYDPEKVAQQARQLVKMAIEAYKQRGRDVYIPPYKAKVVAGFGVETILKALGGKLDPLLDAVKQGAVRGIAAVVGCTNNRNGHDFKALTIMREFLRNNVLVISAGCTSSAAEIEGLMDPAAVDLCGDSLKTVCRTLGIPPVLNFGSCVDIGRIGVAVTAIANALGVDPSSLPVVASAPEYLEQKAVADGIFAVSFGLLTHIGPVPPVTGSELVTKILTQDIEQLLGGRVLVEEDPDKAVKAMVEHINTKRKALGI; from the coding sequence ATGGACGCTTGCACCACCTGCCTTTCGTCATCCGTCTGTTATTCCGCCCATAAAAGCACTAATGAGATGTACGAGCGGACTAAGCGCATGGGCATACCCACCATTTTCGACCGCTGGGAAACTCAACAGCCCCAGTGCGGTTTCGGTATGCAGGGGATTTGCTGCCAGCTATGCAGCCACGGGCCCTGCCGGATCACTTCGCGGGCCGAGCGGGCCATTTGCGGCGCCACGGCCGATACTATCGTGGCCCGCAACCTGCTGCGTCTGGCCGTACACGGGGCCGCCGCTTACAGCCATCACCTGGAGGAGCTCGCCAAAACCCTGAAGGCTACGGCCCAGGGGAAGACTCCTTTCACCATCGGCGACGAGCAGAAGTTGCGGGAGGTGGCTTCGGCCCTGGGTCTGGATGCCAAGAAACCGGCCAAGGAGCTGGCCATAGCCCTGGCCAACGCCGTACTGGCAGAGTTGCGCAAGGGCAGCGAGGAGCCCCTGGCCCTCCTCGAGGCTTTCGCGCCCGCTTCCCGCAAGGAGGCGTGGAGCAAGCTGGGGGTAATACCCGGCGGAGTCCTGTCGGAAATACGGGATGCCCTTACCAAGTCCATGACCAGCATAGATACCGATCCGGTGGACCTCTTGTTGACCGCCGTGCGGTTGGCCCTGGCCACCGGGTATATGGGGCTGGTGGGAACCATTACCGTCCAGGATATTCTCTTGGGCACCCCGGCCCTCACCCAGAGCGAGGCGGATCTGGGGGTTATCGACCCGGACACGGTAAACATCGTAGCCCATGGCCACGTCCCCTTGATGGCCACCGCCGTGCTCCAGGCCATCAGGGATCCGGAACTGCAAAAGCTGGCCCGCGAGGCAGGCGCCAAGGGCATTAAGGTTTATGGTTCCATGTGCACCGGTCAGGAGCTCATGCAGCGCTCGGCCGCCAGTGCCCAGGGATTTGCGGGACAGCTGAGCAACTGGCTGGCCCAGGAGTACTATGTGGCCACCGGAGCAGTAGATCTGGTCATGATGGATATGAACTGCTCCACGCCGGGCCTCAAAACTACCGCCGACCACTTCCACACCAAGCTGGTAAGCGTAGACCGGATCGTGCGCATGGAGGGCGTGGAAGACCATGTGGACTACGACCCGGAAAAGGTCGCCCAGCAGGCGCGCCAGCTGGTTAAAATGGCCATCGAGGCATATAAACAGCGGGGCCGCGATGTCTATATTCCGCCCTACAAGGCCAAGGTGGTGGCCGGTTTCGGCGTAGAGACCATCTTGAAGGCCCTGGGCGGCAAACTGGATCCTCTCCTCGACGCGGTGAAGCAGGGCGCCGTCCGGGGTATTGCGGCCGTCGTGGGGTGCACTAACAACCGCAACGGCCACGATTTCAAGGCTCTAACCATCATGCGGGAATTCCTCCGGAACAACGTACTGGTCATTTCGGCCGGATGCACGAGTAGCGCCGCGGAGATTGAGGGCCTGATGGATCCGGCGGCTGTGGACCTGTGCGGGGACTCCTTAAAGACCGTCTGCCGCACCTTAGGAATACCTCCGGTGTTGAACTTCGGATCCTGCGTGGACATCGGCCGCATCGGCGTAGCGGTAACGGCCATAGCCAATGCCCTGGGGGTCGATCCCAGCAGCCTGCCGGTAGTCGCTTCGGCTCCGGAATACCTCGAACAAAAGGCGGTGGCCGACGGCATTTTTGCGGTGTCCTTTGGGCTCCTCACCCATATCGGACCCGTACCGCCGGTAACCGGGAGTGAGCTGGTGACCAAGATTTTGACTCAGGATATCGAGCAACTCCTGGGCGGCCGGGTACTCGTGGAGGAAGATCCCGACAAAGCCGTGAAGGCCATGGTGGAGCACATCAATACCAAGAGAAAAGCCCTTGGTATATAG
- a CDS encoding SdpI family protein, whose translation MDNYRLDRRLLAQEWPAILVLLMMLVGALVIYPYLPERVPVHWNAVGEVDNYGSRAFGAFMFPLMTVGLYVLMLVLPLVDPRRENYSKFMGAYRVIRLGFVIFMAVLYGLILTASMGYYVPMDRVMPALMGFLFILIGNYLPRIRHNYFVGIRTPWTLADEEVWRRSHRFGGIAFVLAGVISLGVAFVARGTVAFIVVISAVMLAAVLSAGYSLLIYRQKG comes from the coding sequence ATGGATAATTACCGGTTGGACAGAAGGCTCCTGGCCCAGGAATGGCCGGCCATCCTCGTTTTATTAATGATGCTGGTAGGCGCCCTGGTGATTTACCCCTATCTCCCCGAAAGGGTGCCCGTTCACTGGAACGCGGTCGGCGAAGTGGATAACTACGGCTCGCGGGCCTTCGGCGCCTTCATGTTTCCCCTTATGACGGTAGGGCTGTACGTTTTGATGCTGGTCTTGCCTCTGGTGGATCCCCGTCGGGAAAATTACTCCAAATTTATGGGAGCGTACCGGGTTATCCGTTTGGGCTTCGTAATTTTTATGGCCGTCCTTTACGGTCTGATCCTCACGGCTTCCATGGGTTATTACGTGCCCATGGACCGGGTTATGCCCGCCCTCATGGGCTTCCTCTTCATTCTAATCGGCAATTATTTGCCCCGGATAAGGCATAATTACTTTGTCGGCATACGCACCCCCTGGACCCTGGCCGATGAAGAAGTATGGCGCAGGAGCCATCGTTTTGGAGGTATCGCCTTTGTCCTGGCGGGGGTGATCTCCCTCGGAGTCGCCTTCGTCGCCCGGGGCACGGTGGCCTTTATCGTAGTTATATCAGCCGTTATGCTGGCCGCAGTTTTAAGCGCCGGATATTCCCTGCTTATTTACCGGCAAAAGGGCTGA
- a CDS encoding 4Fe-4S dicluster domain-containing protein codes for MKQLMIDVRRCNGCLTCTLACAAAHSLSKTIVGAMAEKVPSRIQVLPVKGKAVPLMCRHCEEPACVDACMTGAMRKDPATGIVTNEGNEQTCVGCWMCIMACPYGAITQHPTKKVALKCDRCQGREIPACVEACPNNAIQFVEVDTFAGERAKKAAAALSAET; via the coding sequence ATGAAGCAACTCATGATCGACGTCCGACGCTGCAACGGCTGCCTCACCTGTACCCTGGCCTGTGCTGCGGCCCATTCTCTAAGCAAGACCATCGTGGGAGCTATGGCCGAAAAGGTTCCCTCCCGGATCCAAGTGCTGCCGGTGAAGGGTAAGGCCGTACCCCTCATGTGCCGCCATTGTGAAGAACCGGCCTGTGTGGACGCCTGTATGACCGGCGCCATGAGGAAGGATCCGGCAACGGGCATTGTAACCAATGAAGGCAACGAACAAACCTGCGTCGGTTGCTGGATGTGCATCATGGCCTGCCCCTACGGCGCCATCACCCAGCACCCGACGAAGAAGGTGGCCCTCAAGTGCGACCGCTGCCAGGGCCGCGAAATACCGGCCTGTGTAGAGGCGTGCCCCAACAATGCCATCCAGTTCGTTGAGGTAGATACCTTCGCCGGAGAGCGGGCCAAGAAGGCGGCAGCCGCCCTTTCTGCGGAAACCTAG